One window of Tepidanaerobacter acetatoxydans Re1 genomic DNA carries:
- the codY gene encoding GTP-sensing pleiotropic transcriptional regulator CodY encodes MSESLLEKTRRINKLLQRSAGYPVDFNDVCKTLGEVLSSNTYVASRKGKILGYHLLEDYECDTVEEQILEDKMLPKEYNDKLLDIHETKPNITKDSPEAMFFNETEDSCPDKFMTIVPINGGGERLGTLVLSRFKKEFTEEDLVLAEYSATVVGMEILRSKSDEIEEEARKKAVVQLAIGTLSFSELEAVEHIFEELDGSEGLLVASKIADRVGITRSVIVNALRKLESAGVIESRSLGMKGTYIKILNDKLLEELKKVRG; translated from the coding sequence ATGAGTGAAAGCTTATTAGAAAAAACAAGAAGGATTAACAAACTTTTACAGAGATCGGCGGGATATCCCGTAGATTTCAATGATGTATGTAAAACATTAGGTGAGGTATTATCGTCAAACACATATGTAGCTAGTCGTAAGGGGAAAATATTGGGATACCATTTACTGGAAGATTATGAATGTGATACCGTAGAAGAACAAATTTTAGAAGATAAAATGCTTCCTAAAGAGTATAATGATAAGCTGCTGGATATTCATGAAACAAAACCCAATATAACCAAAGATTCTCCAGAAGCAATGTTTTTTAACGAAACAGAAGATTCCTGTCCGGATAAATTTATGACAATAGTTCCTATTAACGGTGGCGGAGAAAGGCTTGGTACATTGGTGTTGTCAAGGTTTAAAAAAGAATTTACAGAAGAAGATTTAGTGCTTGCAGAATACAGTGCAACTGTAGTAGGGATGGAAATCCTCAGATCAAAAAGTGATGAAATAGAAGAAGAGGCTAGAAAAAAAGCCGTAGTTCAGTTAGCAATAGGAACCCTATCCTTTTCAGAGTTAGAAGCTGTTGAACACATTTTTGAAGAATTAGATGGCAGTGAAGGCCTTTTGGTTGCCAGCAAAATAGCTGACAGGGTAGGAATTACCAGATCAGTAATTGTAAATGCACTGAGAAAACTCGAAAGTGCCGGAGTTATTGAATCTCGCTCGCTTGGCATGAAGGGCACTTACATAAAGATTCTAAACGATAAACTCTTGGAAGAATTAAAAAAGGTAAGAGGCTAG
- the hslU gene encoding ATP-dependent protease ATPase subunit HslU, translating into MENLTPKKIIEELNKYIVGQEDAKKSVAIALRNRYRRQMLSDEIKDEVIPKNILMIGPTGVGKTEIARRLAKLVNAPFVKVEATKFTEVGYVGRDVDSMVRDLVETSIRMVKTEKIEAVKDKAAELANQKIAAILCPIPTKTVSVNPFETIFGSSKQNYSTDNEEMYTQKVKTARENQKEILEKVKNGSLDKELVEIEIEDNLPSMFEIFSASGMEEIGINFQDMFEGLFPKRKKKCTVTIENARRILTQEEAQKLIDMDEVINESIRKAEDSGIIFIDEIDKIAGKESYGQDVSREGVQRDILPIIEGSTVVTKYGPIKTDHILFIAAGAFHVSKPSDLIPELQGRFPIRVELKSLTEEDLKKILTEPKNSLIKQYTALLETEGIKISFSEDAIDEIVKVAVHVNHESENIGARRLHTIMEKLLEDISFNAPDLLQSQIIIDRDYVNQKLKNIVKDKDLSMYIL; encoded by the coding sequence ATGGAAAATCTAACACCAAAAAAAATTATAGAAGAGCTTAATAAGTACATTGTAGGGCAAGAAGATGCAAAAAAATCAGTTGCTATAGCTCTTAGAAATAGATATAGGCGACAAATGCTTTCCGATGAGATAAAAGACGAAGTAATTCCCAAGAATATTTTAATGATAGGGCCTACTGGTGTAGGTAAGACAGAAATAGCCAGACGGCTTGCAAAACTTGTAAATGCCCCTTTTGTAAAAGTTGAAGCAACCAAATTTACCGAAGTAGGCTATGTAGGCAGAGATGTAGACTCTATGGTAAGGGATTTAGTAGAAACATCTATAAGAATGGTAAAAACCGAAAAAATAGAGGCTGTTAAAGATAAAGCAGCAGAACTTGCTAATCAAAAAATTGCAGCTATACTATGCCCGATCCCTACAAAAACAGTTTCTGTAAATCCTTTTGAAACAATCTTTGGCAGCTCAAAACAGAATTATTCTACTGATAACGAAGAAATGTATACACAAAAAGTAAAAACTGCAAGAGAAAATCAGAAAGAAATCTTGGAGAAAGTAAAAAATGGAAGTCTAGATAAAGAATTAGTAGAAATTGAGATTGAAGATAATTTACCTTCTATGTTTGAAATATTTTCTGCATCTGGCATGGAAGAAATAGGAATTAATTTTCAAGATATGTTTGAAGGCCTTTTTCCGAAGCGTAAAAAAAAGTGCACTGTCACCATCGAGAACGCACGGCGAATTTTGACACAAGAGGAAGCACAAAAACTGATAGATATGGATGAGGTAATAAATGAGTCTATTCGGAAAGCTGAAGATTCAGGTATAATATTTATAGATGAAATCGATAAAATTGCCGGTAAAGAATCCTATGGTCAGGATGTTTCCAGAGAAGGTGTTCAAAGAGATATATTGCCTATTATAGAAGGTTCTACTGTAGTTACAAAATATGGTCCCATAAAGACTGATCATATATTATTTATAGCTGCAGGAGCTTTTCATGTATCGAAGCCATCTGATTTGATACCTGAACTTCAAGGCCGCTTTCCTATTAGAGTTGAACTGAAAAGTTTGACTGAAGAGGATTTAAAGAAGATTTTAACCGAGCCTAAAAATTCATTAATTAAGCAATATACTGCATTGCTTGAAACCGAAGGTATAAAAATCAGTTTTTCCGAAGATGCTATTGATGAAATAGTAAAAGTGGCAGTACATGTCAATCATGAATCTGAAAACATAGGAGCAAGACGACTTCATACAATTATGGAAAAACTACTTGAGGATATTTCTTTCAATGCACCTGATTTATTACAAAGTCAAATAATAATCGATAGAGATTATGTCAATCAAAAGTTAAAAAATATTGTTAAAGACAAAGACCTCAGTATGTATATTTTATAA
- the xerC gene encoding tyrosine recombinase XerC → MDEALIDSFIDYLRATKTASQNTIKAYSEDLSQFLEYLKQKKLSEPILVNATHLHIRGFLAYLQEKKISKRTAARKLSALRSFYKYLVVEGFVQENIAKSISTPKTSKKLPLFLYPGEIEVLLSAPKNDVLGIRDKAIMELLYATGMRVGELVLLKTSDINFGSNYIIVFGKGSKERVVFFGQKAEESLEKYLKESRPFLTKDINCDSLFLNKNGTAISARSIRRIIDKYVKIATLNSEVSPHTLRHTFATHMLNNGADLKTVQELLGHSSLSTTQIYTHVTKERLKEVYDKTFPHNKIN, encoded by the coding sequence ATGGATGAAGCATTGATAGACAGTTTTATAGATTACTTGAGGGCAACGAAAACTGCATCACAGAATACAATTAAAGCATACAGTGAGGACCTTTCTCAGTTTCTTGAATATTTAAAACAGAAAAAACTATCTGAACCGATTCTTGTTAATGCAACCCATTTGCATATTAGAGGCTTTTTAGCATACCTACAAGAAAAAAAGATTTCAAAAAGAACTGCAGCAAGAAAGCTCTCTGCACTAAGAAGTTTTTATAAGTATTTAGTAGTTGAGGGTTTTGTTCAAGAAAATATAGCAAAATCAATTAGCACACCCAAAACATCAAAAAAACTTCCACTTTTTTTATATCCTGGAGAAATCGAAGTGCTTCTTTCGGCACCTAAAAATGATGTTTTAGGCATTAGAGATAAAGCAATTATGGAACTTTTGTATGCAACTGGAATGAGAGTGGGAGAATTGGTTTTGCTAAAAACTAGCGATATAAATTTCGGTTCTAATTATATAATTGTTTTTGGCAAAGGCTCAAAAGAGCGAGTTGTTTTTTTTGGGCAAAAGGCTGAGGAAAGTTTAGAGAAGTATTTAAAAGAGAGTAGGCCATTTTTAACAAAAGATATTAATTGTGATAGTTTGTTTCTCAATAAAAACGGGACAGCAATTTCTGCTAGAAGTATTAGGAGAATTATCGATAAATATGTAAAAATTGCTACACTGAACAGTGAAGTCAGTCCTCATACACTAAGACATACTTTTGCTACGCATATGCTTAACAATGGTGCAGACCTAAAAACGGTTCAAGAACTATTGGGACATTCAAGCCTATCTACAACGCAAATTTATACACATGTAACAAAAGAAAGATTGAAGGAAGTATATGATAAAACTTTCCCTCATAATAAAATTAACTGA
- a CDS encoding FliH/SctL family protein, translated as MTTKKNNKEYNKEIINGSDLTYEKLYDDKAKQLLDEAFSKAREIIEKSKAEAAELISRAHAEKEKIEKDAYDKGYMEGIETALKDQQVKWSEHVKELTETLQELNQQNNLYRKHLEKECLKLSLAVAEKVLCKKIQENDNAYFLDLIRNGMEKAGEEKNILIRVSENDFERVKLMISDLKDELKKTTIIKDPFLSSGDCIIEGPHFEIDAGVHTQIENIRLALRELEVIDDA; from the coding sequence TTGACAACAAAAAAAAACAATAAAGAATATAATAAAGAAATTATAAATGGGTCTGATCTAACTTATGAAAAACTTTATGACGACAAAGCCAAGCAATTGTTGGACGAGGCCTTCTCGAAAGCTCGAGAAATTATTGAAAAATCAAAAGCAGAAGCAGCAGAGCTTATCTCTAGAGCCCATGCAGAAAAAGAAAAGATCGAGAAAGATGCTTACGATAAAGGATATATGGAAGGTATTGAAACCGCTCTAAAAGATCAGCAAGTAAAATGGAGCGAACATGTAAAAGAATTGACTGAAACCTTACAAGAACTTAATCAACAGAATAATTTATACAGAAAACATCTTGAAAAGGAATGCTTGAAATTATCACTAGCTGTTGCAGAAAAAGTATTATGTAAAAAAATTCAGGAGAACGATAATGCTTATTTCCTGGATTTAATAAGAAACGGTATGGAAAAAGCAGGTGAGGAGAAAAATATTTTAATTCGTGTTTCAGAAAATGATTTTGAGAGAGTAAAGCTCATGATTTCAGATTTAAAAGATGAACTTAAAAAAACTACCATAATAAAAGATCCCTTTTTATCCTCAGGCGATTGTATCATAGAGGGACCGCATTTTGAGATCGATGCCGGAGTACATACTCAGATAGAAAATATTAGGTTAGCATTAAGGGAATTGGAAGTAATAGATGATGCATAA
- the fliF gene encoding flagellar basal-body MS-ring/collar protein FliF — MDYFQKLKHQVVEFWQSRDRAQKVKIIVSVIVVIVILGIMLYLISRPKYVPLYTNLDISDAGEIVKKLDDLNISYELEDGGKTILVDPEQKYKTRLTLAQEGLPKSNSSGFDEMFNKTRLGTTDWERQVQYNQALQGELTKAIEMMESVESARVYIVQQEKSLFIEPDSNYEPSAAIFLEVKPGAQMTKEEIMGIINLVTYSVKNMKQENVVVVDQYGKTLSNAAISQSEDNEELINNQLVIQDNFQNQLQASVQSLLEQIFGPGNVAVRVNAKLNFDKKIVQNKLFAPVNEETGEGIVRSIQELKEHFSGTGGAYGGTPGVDSNVPGYNQTQTGESEQQRSEVIRNFEINETNENLTVAPGAVDKLTVSVVINQELNDAEKDSITQVVGNAIGYDPERDQISIEGMEFKNDMAKFFADEMARQQKEQARMRNIKIAGLILSIILAFIIIRMFLNRRKAISEEEKISEEMLAMQQAAATQTQDESQEIKESSFYDKIEKLARRKPEEVAKVLKTWLKED, encoded by the coding sequence ATGGATTATTTTCAAAAATTAAAGCACCAAGTTGTTGAATTTTGGCAAAGCAGGGATAGGGCACAAAAAGTAAAGATCATAGTTTCTGTGATAGTTGTTATTGTAATTTTAGGTATAATGTTATACCTTATAAGTCGACCGAAATATGTACCGCTTTATACAAATCTGGATATAAGCGATGCCGGAGAAATTGTCAAGAAACTTGATGATCTAAATATATCATATGAACTTGAAGACGGAGGGAAAACCATATTAGTAGATCCGGAACAAAAATATAAGACCAGGTTGACCTTAGCGCAGGAAGGTCTGCCTAAAAGTAATTCATCTGGATTTGACGAAATGTTCAATAAAACACGGCTTGGCACCACCGACTGGGAAAGACAAGTGCAATACAATCAAGCATTACAAGGGGAACTTACTAAGGCCATAGAGATGATGGAGTCAGTTGAATCGGCCAGAGTGTATATTGTTCAACAGGAAAAATCTTTGTTTATAGAACCGGATTCAAATTATGAGCCATCTGCAGCGATTTTCTTAGAAGTTAAACCCGGTGCTCAGATGACTAAAGAAGAAATAATGGGCATAATTAATCTTGTTACTTACTCAGTCAAAAATATGAAACAGGAAAATGTGGTGGTGGTGGATCAATACGGCAAAACGCTTTCCAACGCAGCTATTTCGCAATCTGAAGATAATGAAGAACTAATAAATAATCAGCTGGTTATTCAGGATAATTTTCAAAATCAGCTTCAAGCTAGCGTTCAGTCATTACTTGAACAAATCTTTGGCCCAGGTAATGTAGCCGTGAGAGTTAATGCTAAACTTAATTTTGACAAAAAAATTGTGCAAAACAAGTTATTTGCTCCTGTTAATGAAGAAACCGGCGAGGGAATAGTTAGAAGTATTCAAGAATTAAAGGAGCATTTCAGCGGTACAGGAGGTGCCTACGGAGGGACTCCCGGAGTTGACTCAAATGTACCTGGATATAACCAGACTCAAACCGGTGAGTCGGAACAGCAAAGGTCCGAAGTTATAAGAAACTTTGAGATAAACGAAACCAACGAAAATCTTACGGTAGCACCCGGAGCTGTTGATAAACTAACCGTTTCAGTGGTTATAAATCAGGAATTAAATGATGCTGAAAAAGATTCAATTACCCAAGTGGTTGGCAATGCTATTGGTTATGATCCTGAAAGAGATCAGATTTCTATAGAAGGTATGGAGTTTAAAAATGATATGGCTAAGTTTTTTGCGGATGAAATGGCACGTCAGCAAAAAGAGCAGGCACGTATGAGGAATATTAAAATTGCCGGACTTATTTTATCAATTATTTTGGCATTTATCATAATTCGAATGTTTTTAAATCGTAGGAAAGCAATAAGTGAAGAAGAAAAGATTTCAGAAGAGATGTTAGCGATGCAGCAGGCAGCAGCTACTCAAACGCAGGACGAATCGCAAGAGATTAAAGAGAGTAGTTTTTATGATAAAATAGAGAAACTTGCACGTAGAAAACCTGAGGAAGTTGCCAAGGTGCTTAAAACCTGGCTCAAAGAAGATTAG
- the trmFO gene encoding FADH(2)-oxidizing methylenetetrahydrofolate--tRNA-(uracil(54)-C(5))-methyltransferase TrmFO has product MERVNVIGGGLAGCEAAWHLAQNGIKVNLFEMRPIKTTPAHLTDKLAELVCSNSLRSNEITNAAGLLKQEMRAMGSIIMKVADMTSIPAGSALAVDRELFSSKVTELIKNHPNIEFHIKEICEIPPTPAIIATGPLTSEGMSTALAELLKKEYLYFYDAAAPIITGESLDWDKAFWGSRYNKGEADYVNLPFTHDEYDTFYNELINAETYPLKEFEKPIFFEGCMPVEVMAKRGYKTLLFGPLKPVGIFDPATGKQPYAVAQLRKENAEGTLFNMVGFQTSLKWGEQKRVFGLIPGMGKAEFVRYGFIHRNTFIASPLYLKPTLEFKALRGLFFAGQITGVEGYIESAASGIVAGINMKRFIRKVGPIALPLETMTGALLNFITSSSPENFQPMKANFGILPPLQNDIKSSKLKKILLSQRALDSIRQFIEYEKVFSKENNKTIYK; this is encoded by the coding sequence ATGGAACGTGTTAACGTGATCGGAGGTGGTCTAGCCGGCTGTGAAGCGGCATGGCACCTGGCACAAAATGGGATTAAAGTAAATCTGTTTGAAATGAGACCGATAAAAACAACTCCGGCTCATCTTACTGATAAGCTGGCGGAATTGGTATGCAGTAATTCACTCCGTTCCAATGAAATTACCAATGCAGCCGGGTTGTTAAAACAAGAAATGAGGGCAATGGGCTCAATTATCATGAAAGTTGCAGATATGACGAGTATTCCTGCCGGCTCTGCATTGGCTGTAGATAGGGAATTATTTTCCTCAAAAGTAACTGAACTAATAAAAAATCATCCTAATATAGAGTTTCATATAAAAGAAATATGCGAGATACCACCCACCCCTGCGATTATTGCTACGGGTCCTCTTACCTCTGAAGGCATGTCAACAGCTCTTGCCGAACTGTTAAAAAAAGAATATCTTTATTTTTATGATGCTGCGGCTCCGATTATTACTGGCGAATCACTTGATTGGGATAAAGCCTTTTGGGGTTCAAGATATAATAAAGGTGAAGCTGATTATGTAAATCTACCATTTACCCATGATGAATATGATACTTTTTATAATGAACTGATTAATGCAGAAACCTATCCTTTGAAAGAATTTGAAAAACCGATTTTTTTCGAAGGTTGCATGCCCGTAGAAGTAATGGCTAAACGTGGGTATAAAACCTTACTTTTTGGTCCTTTGAAACCTGTAGGCATATTTGACCCTGCTACAGGAAAACAGCCCTATGCTGTTGCGCAATTGAGAAAAGAAAATGCCGAAGGCACATTATTTAATATGGTTGGCTTTCAAACCAGTTTAAAATGGGGAGAACAAAAAAGGGTATTCGGCCTTATTCCCGGAATGGGAAAGGCTGAATTTGTGCGTTATGGTTTCATACACAGAAATACGTTTATAGCAAGCCCCCTTTATTTAAAACCGACTCTAGAATTTAAGGCTTTACGTGGACTGTTTTTTGCCGGTCAGATAACGGGGGTTGAAGGATATATCGAATCAGCAGCTTCCGGAATTGTCGCAGGAATAAATATGAAAAGGTTTATTAGAAAAGTAGGTCCCATTGCTTTACCACTTGAAACCATGACCGGTGCTTTGTTAAATTTTATAACATCTTCCAGTCCTGAAAATTTTCAACCCATGAAAGCGAATTTTGGTATTTTACCTCCATTACAAAATGATATAAAATCAAGTAAATTAAAGAAAATCCTCTTAAGTCAAAGAGCTTTAGATTCAATTAGACAATTTATTGAATATGAAAAAGTTTTTTCAAAAGAAAATAACAAGACAATATATAAATAA
- the fliE gene encoding flagellar hook-basal body complex protein FliE, with amino-acid sequence MKIEVDNTRDINNNFEALKTQGDKSFGKIFSDVLESANTYQKEYESLLGREVFSDEIDLHNVLIAGEKAKISLELTLQIRNKAMEAYQEIMRMQI; translated from the coding sequence TTGAAAATAGAAGTTGATAATACAAGAGATATAAATAACAATTTCGAGGCATTAAAGACTCAAGGGGATAAATCGTTTGGCAAAATATTTAGTGATGTGTTAGAATCGGCTAATACATATCAAAAGGAATATGAATCTCTGCTTGGCCGTGAGGTTTTCAGCGATGAGATTGACCTACATAATGTTCTTATTGCCGGTGAAAAAGCCAAAATTTCACTTGAGCTTACTTTACAAATACGTAATAAAGCTATGGAAGCTTATCAAGAAATTATGAGAATGCAGATATAG
- the flgC gene encoding flagellar basal body rod protein FlgC, which produces MGFFNSLDISASGLTAQRLRLDTISNNIANANTTRTEEGGPFQRERVVFQERNTTGSFSNYLDQQKPAGVRVVAIEKDTAPFKALYDPTHPDADPSGYVMLPNVNIVTEMVDMISATRSYEANVTAINSAKSMMSKALEISKI; this is translated from the coding sequence ATGGGATTTTTTAATTCCCTGGATATCAGTGCTTCAGGGCTGACTGCGCAGAGGCTTCGACTTGACACGATCTCAAACAATATTGCTAATGCAAACACAACTCGAACTGAAGAAGGAGGTCCTTTTCAAAGAGAAAGAGTTGTCTTTCAAGAACGCAACACAACTGGCTCTTTTTCTAATTACCTTGATCAGCAAAAACCTGCAGGGGTAAGGGTGGTAGCGATAGAAAAAGATACTGCACCATTTAAGGCTTTATATGATCCAACACACCCGGATGCTGATCCGTCAGGATATGTGATGCTTCCCAATGTAAATATTGTTACTGAAATGGTAGATATGATATCTGCTACCAGGAGTTATGAGGCTAATGTAACTGCTATTAATTCGGCAAAAAGCATGATGAGCAAGGCTCTCGAAATTAGTAAGATATAA
- the flgB gene encoding flagellar basal body rod protein FlgB: protein MTDLFSNIDVMEKLLDVKLKRYELISNNLANVDTPGYKRMGMSFEEILMNSLNQRTIPLAATNDKHIDPRKKLEDIKPKIYRQEDYSFRNDENNVDIDKEMVEMIKNNFSYNIISDQIITNLKILQTAISEGGK, encoded by the coding sequence TTGACAGATTTGTTTAGCAATATAGACGTAATGGAAAAACTATTAGATGTAAAATTAAAGAGATACGAGTTAATTTCCAATAATTTAGCTAACGTTGATACACCTGGCTACAAAAGGATGGGTATGTCTTTCGAGGAAATACTGATGAACAGCTTGAATCAGCGTACCATTCCACTTGCTGCCACAAATGATAAACATATCGATCCAAGAAAAAAATTAGAAGATATAAAGCCAAAAATATATCGTCAAGAAGACTATAGCTTTCGAAATGATGAAAATAATGTAGATATCGACAAAGAGATGGTGGAAATGATAAAAAATAATTTTTCCTATAATATTATATCTGATCAAATTATAACAAACCTTAAAATTCTTCAAACTGCTATTAGCGAAGGAGGGAAGTAA
- the fliG gene encoding flagellar motor switch protein FliG: protein MAQQTKLTSKQKAAILIVSLGPEIAANVYRFLNEEDIEQLTLEIANMRKISNEEKNEVMEEFYQMLLAQNFITEGGIDYAKEVLEKALGTQKALEIINRLTSTLQVRPFDFVRKADPSQLMNFLQNENSQTIALIMTYLDPEQAASFLSSLPPEKQVDIARRVATMDRTSPDIIMEVERVLERQIASVVTEDYTNVGGIQAVVNILNNVDRGTEKNIIEALETDNPDLAEEIRRRMFVFEDILALDNRAIQRTLREVDNRDLTLALKGASEEVKKRIFENMSKRQAEMVNEDMEYMGPVRLRDVEEAQQKIVNIIRKLEDAGEIVISRGGGDEIIV, encoded by the coding sequence ATGGCACAGCAAACTAAATTAACAAGTAAGCAGAAAGCAGCTATTTTAATAGTTTCTTTGGGCCCGGAAATAGCTGCCAATGTCTATCGATTTTTAAACGAAGAAGATATTGAGCAGCTGACGCTTGAAATAGCCAATATGAGAAAAATATCCAATGAAGAAAAAAACGAAGTAATGGAAGAATTTTATCAAATGTTACTCGCCCAAAACTTCATAACAGAAGGTGGAATAGATTACGCAAAAGAGGTACTGGAGAAAGCCTTAGGCACTCAAAAAGCTCTCGAAATTATTAACCGTCTTACATCAACACTCCAAGTTAGACCTTTTGATTTTGTTAGAAAGGCTGATCCGTCTCAATTGATGAATTTTTTACAGAATGAGAACTCTCAAACCATAGCTCTTATAATGACATACTTAGATCCTGAACAAGCGGCTTCCTTTCTTTCATCATTACCACCTGAAAAGCAAGTAGATATTGCACGGCGTGTGGCTACCATGGACAGAACTTCGCCTGATATAATTATGGAAGTTGAAAGGGTTTTAGAAAGGCAGATAGCCTCAGTTGTAACAGAGGATTATACAAACGTAGGCGGAATTCAGGCTGTTGTTAATATTTTAAATAATGTGGACAGAGGCACGGAAAAGAATATTATTGAAGCATTGGAAACAGATAATCCAGATTTAGCCGAGGAAATACGACGCCGTATGTTTGTATTTGAAGATATTCTTGCTTTGGACAATCGTGCGATACAGCGTACTCTTCGTGAAGTTGATAATCGTGACTTGACATTGGCATTAAAAGGAGCTAGTGAGGAAGTGAAAAAGAGAATCTTTGAGAATATGTCTAAACGTCAAGCTGAAATGGTAAATGAGGATATGGAATATATGGGCCCTGTTAGACTAAGAGATGTGGAAGAGGCTCAACAGAAAATTGTAAATATTATCAGAAAATTAGAAGATGCAGGTGAAATCGTCATTTCTCGCGGCGGAGGTGATGAAATCATTGTCTAA
- the hslV gene encoding ATP-dependent protease subunit HslV, translating to MFSATTILAMVNEKGAAIAGDGQVTFGQNTIMKHHAKKVRKIYNGEVLAGFAGSVADAITLFEKYEDKLEETHGNLEKAAVELAKEWRKDKMLQKLEALLITADKGHILVISGNGEVIEPDDGIAAIGSGGSYALAAARALNRYSDLPAQKIVEESLKIASEICVYTNNLENLTPKKNYRRA from the coding sequence ATGTTTTCGGCGACAACTATTTTAGCGATGGTAAATGAAAAAGGTGCTGCTATTGCCGGAGACGGACAGGTTACCTTTGGACAAAATACTATAATGAAGCATCATGCAAAAAAGGTGAGGAAAATATATAATGGTGAGGTTTTAGCTGGCTTTGCCGGATCTGTGGCTGATGCAATTACCCTTTTTGAAAAATATGAAGATAAGCTTGAAGAAACTCATGGTAATCTTGAAAAAGCTGCAGTTGAGCTTGCTAAAGAATGGCGTAAGGATAAAATGTTGCAAAAATTAGAGGCATTGCTAATTACTGCAGATAAAGGGCATATATTAGTTATTTCTGGTAATGGCGAGGTTATCGAACCGGATGATGGGATAGCAGCCATAGGTTCAGGAGGTTCTTATGCTTTAGCTGCAGCCAGAGCATTAAATCGCTATTCAGACCTGCCTGCACAAAAAATAGTTGAGGAATCTTTAAAGATCGCATCGGAGATATGTGTTTACACTAATAATTTGGAAAATCTAACACCAAAAAAAAATTATAGAAGAGCTTAA